From Demequina capsici:
ATCGCAGGAACGTCGGCCGTGCTCCCCAGGTCCGAGCTCTTGTCGCGCTGCAGGTTCGGCACCACCAGCCCTGCGGCGACCGCGGCCACCGCTACCGTCGCGACGGCTCCCACACCCGACGCGCGCATCGTCCTGCGTCGCTGCACCCGGCGCGCGGCCTCCGCGATCGACACCTGGGTGCCGTCCAGCGGAGACCCGTCGCCCGCGTTCCGTTCGACCTCGCCATGCAGCCAGTCCGAAAGCCTCATGATCCGCTCCTTCCACCTCGGCTGGAGACCACCACGGTCTCCGCTGCCCTGTCGGCATCGTCGAGAGCGCCCAACGACTGCTCCAGGTGGCCGATGCCGTCGCTGAGGTAGCGCTTCACCGTCCCCTCGGCGATCTCCAGCTCCTTCGCGATCGAAGGGACCGTGAGGTCGTCGAAGTACCTCAGGACCACGCATGCGCGCACCCGCGGTGGCAGCGTCCGCAACGCGTCGGCCACCTCAGCGCCGGCGTCGATGGGGCCGAACTCGTCGTCCCCCACCTCGTCGGACTGGAACAGGTGCCTGACCCGCTGCCAGCGCTGCCCGCGCCGGTACTGGTCGATGTAGACCGTGGTGATGGCTCGACGGACGTAGCCCTCGGCCTTGTCGATCTCCAGCCCCGGGCGGGGCTTGGAGAACGTCCGGACCAGGGCGTCCTGCACGAGGTCCTGCGACTGCACAGGATCCCCGCACACGAGGTAGGCGTAGCCGAGCAGTGCCCGTTCGCGCGTGCGGA
This genomic window contains:
- a CDS encoding sigma-70 family RNA polymerase sigma factor — translated: MTDWRATMEQLVRTRERALLGYAYLVCGDPVQSQDLVQDALVRTFSKPRPGLEIDKAEGYVRRAITTVYIDQYRRGQRWQRVRHLFQSDEVGDDEFGPIDAGAEVADALRTLPPRVRACVVLRYFDDLTVPSIAKELEIAEGTVKRYLSDGIGHLEQSLGALDDADRAAETVVVSSRGGRSGS